The window CCTAGTGGACCTGGGCATTATCCGAAAAGTGCAGGTTGAGGGAGATAAGGCCATCATCACCATTACCCCAACCTACACCGGATGCCCGGCCATGGATGCCATCAGCATGAATATCCGTTTCACCCTGCTGCAACATGGATTCCGGAATGTTGACATTATTACGGTGCTCTCACCCGCATGGACAACCGAATGGATGTCGGAGGCCGGCAAGGAAAAACTAAAAGCCTACGGCATTGCCCCACCCAATCCAAAACAGCAGGCATGCACTACAGGATATTTTGAACGCGAGGAAGCCGTTCAATGTCCGCATTGCCAGTCATGGCATACCCACAGGGTAAGCGAATTCGGTTCCACCGCCTGTAAGGCATTGTATAAATGTGACGACTGCCAGGAACCCTTCGATTATTTCAAATGCCATTGATGCAGTACACCAGTAGTAAAAGGTGACCGCATGCTCCTAACAACTGGCCAGGAGGGAATCCCCAACAAATTCAATTCCATCATTTAACAGGAATAACGATCTTTAAAACAACAATTCAATCCATATGTCTTCTATCCTAT is drawn from Flavihumibacter rivuli and contains these coding sequences:
- the paaD gene encoding 1,2-phenylacetyl-CoA epoxidase subunit PaaD, giving the protein MVIRMNAIPTHINEAEQKLWELLETVPDPEVPVLTLVDLGIIRKVQVEGDKAIITITPTYTGCPAMDAISMNIRFTLLQHGFRNVDIITVLSPAWTTEWMSEAGKEKLKAYGIAPPNPKQQACTTGYFEREEAVQCPHCQSWHTHRVSEFGSTACKALYKCDDCQEPFDYFKCH